One Vicinamibacteria bacterium genomic window, GATGCCCACCACGAGCGTGCCCAGGAGGAGGGGCGCGATGATGGTCTTGATCATGCGCAGGAAGATCTGGGAGAGGACTCGGAGCTGGATCGCGAACTGCGGCCAGTCGTGCCCGATCTCCGCCCCCACCGCCATGGAGATGAGGATCCAGGTGGTGAGGGACCGGCGGCGGAGGGCGTAGAGGACGAGGCCGCCGATGATGAGCCAGCGCCCGGCGAGGGCGACGCCGGGAGAGCCGAGAATGCCGCCGATCACGAGGAGGGCGCCCAGGGCCGAGACGCCAAAGGCGGCCCCACCCCAGCGCAGAGCGCGCAGCTTTTCTTGCTCGGCCATGGTTGACGGAGTATAGCCGACGGTCGCCCGGAGAGGTCGTCGCTTTGGCGCTCCCTCCCGCCTTCGCCTAAACTTGCCCCTCTGTGCGATCCTTCGTCCTCCTCCCGACCCTGAACGAAGCCGAGAACCTGCCGAGGCTGGTGGACGCGCTCCGCGCGCTCGCCCCCGCGCCGGAGATGGTGGTGGTGGACGACGGCTCTCCGGACGGGACGGGCGAGATCGCGGACGGGCTGGCCCAGGGGCGGAGGGACCTCACGGTCGTCCACCGCGTGGGACCCCGCGGCTTCGGCGAGGCTCTGACGGAGGGGTTCCGGGTGGCCCTGGAGAGGGGCGCGGAGGCCGTGGTCACGATCGACGGCGACTTCTCGCACGATCCTCTGGACGTGCCCCGCCTCCTGGCCGCGCTCGAGGACGCCGACCTCGTGATCGGCTCCCGCTACACCGAGGGAGGCACCCTCCGCGCCTGGCCCCTCTACCGGCGCCTCCTGAGCGCGACCGCCAACGCCTTCGTGCGCGTGCTGTTCCGCCTGCCCGCTCGGGATTGCACCTCCGGCTTCCGGGCCTACAAGCGACAGGCTCTCGAAGGCATCCCCTGGCCGGGCCTCCACTCCCCCGGCTATTCCTTCCTGGTGGAGGTGCTCTATTGGGTCGCCCAGAGGCCGCCCCTCACGATCCGCGAGGTCCCCATCTGCTTCACGGAGCGGCGGGCGGGCCGGAGCAAGATGGGGCTCCACGAGATCCTCTGGGGTGCGGCCAACCTGCTGAAGCTCCGCCTCCAGCTCTTCCTCGGAAGGGGCTAGGCCGTCACTCCTCGGGCGGCAGCCGCAGGAGCTCGGGCAGGAAGGCGTCCCAGGCCGGACAGCTCACGAAAGCGCCCGCCCCCCGGCGCAGCACGATCGTCTGCCCCTGACAGAAGGCCACGCGGAACGCGCCTGTGGCCCAGACGTCGCGGACCTGGCGCTTGAAGAGCCCCCGCCCGCCCGGATGCGTGCCCCCGTTCAGTTGGAGGGCGACGACGTCGGCCTCCAGCGCGCGGTCCAGGTTCACGATGAACGGTCGGGTGGCCAGATGCGGGAGGAGGTGGTACTGGGCGGCCACCTTCAGCCGGGGGTCCCTTCCGATGAAGGCCACCCCCGCCCTCTGGGTTTCGACGTCCTCCGGGGCGGAGGCCCCGGGCTGGCGCCACACGTAGAGGTCGCTCCTTGGGTTGCCCTCGGGCGTGCGGTAGGGGGGCACGAGGCCGGGCAGGAGCGCGCACAGGAGCACGTACGCGGGCAGGCCGCGGCCGGCCCGGCCGGCCGCGCGCAGGCGGCGCCACCCCAGGAGCAGGCCGAGGGTGGCGGTGGCCGCGGCCGGCATGCCGTAGTAGTAGCCCCACCAGCGGGTCTGATGGGTGGAGAGGAAGCGCTCCGCCCAGTTCGGAAGCTGCAGGAGGAGGGAAAAAGGCTCGGCCAGGCCCACGTAGCCGGTGGTGAGGAGGGGGAGGAGCAGCGCCCGCCGCTTCTCGGGCTGGTCCACGAGGAGCGCGACCGCGCGGTCGGGATGGACGAGGCCCGTGAGCGC contains:
- a CDS encoding polyprenol monophosphomannose synthase, which translates into the protein MRSFVLLPTLNEAENLPRLVDALRALAPAPEMVVVDDGSPDGTGEIADGLAQGRRDLTVVHRVGPRGFGEALTEGFRVALERGAEAVVTIDGDFSHDPLDVPRLLAALEDADLVIGSRYTEGGTLRAWPLYRRLLSATANAFVRVLFRLPARDCTSGFRAYKRQALEGIPWPGLHSPGYSFLVEVLYWVAQRPPLTIREVPICFTERRAGRSKMGLHEILWGAANLLKLRLQLFLGRG
- a CDS encoding DUF2079 domain-containing protein, which gives rise to RHWQFGSGGKDLGLFTQQHWLLAHGLVPFNTVMGMHMLADHMTFIDLVVAPLFRLHEGPETLLLIQALGVASAVFPLYALGRRFLGRARSALALAGCWLLSPEVHMGVLFDYNQTPLGSALLLWAAWALVCRGPVAVLTTALLACACKTDFPLYVAVLALGLALVRVVPWPRGVAVAVLALGLFAVEIQVISPMFREGGFRHWEFEDLGETPSQIALTGLVHPDRAVALLVDQPEKRRALLLPLLTTGYVGLAEPFSLLLQLPNWAERFLSTHQTRWWGYYYGMPAAATATLGLLLGWRRLRAAGRAGRGLPAYVLLCALLPGLVPPYRTPEGNPRSDLYVWRQPGASAPEDVETQRAGVAFIGRDPRLKVAAQYHLLPHLATRPFIVNLDRALEADVVALQLNGGTHPGGRGLFKRQVRDVWATGAFRVAFCQGQTIVLRRGAGAFVSCPAWDAFLPELLRLPPEE